The Methanocalculus natronophilus genome window below encodes:
- a CDS encoding preprotein translocase subunit SecD, with product MKKSGRTPVHREEQVSLLRDWRIILMIAAIIFAIASIYFLPPAFDKGIQGNIGLGLDLEGGSWIQLEYKAQLVTFETDQPIEELVSGLQKELDTEVNLVEADILEIRKAVAQEDLEPIFARYGATITRYEIGVSEETAETVKRILEEKINRLGTRDATVNTLTTFGGASRYIRVELAGVDMATAQDIVGQQGRFEIRIQTEGDETEHVLFGDAISSVGLPTQQPPGSGSWGVPFTISPEGARAFRQAAIESGATDRPQDHELIMYLDGEVVYSAPLSPDLASRLKVEESRNLVASTGMGEYGMERARVLEIHLRAGALPVDVTIAGSGSVSAALGEHFKMMSIIAGIFALFTVGLVVYYRYREPSIVIPMLLINTSEILILLGIARYFTQLDLAAIAGLIAVLGTSIDQLVVITDEVLHEGKVPSPNVYLKRLSRALGIIIVAAITMIIAMLPLAVMDLSSLRGFAIITIIGVMIGVVITRPAYGKIIMAILSR from the coding sequence ATGAAGAAAAGTGGACGCACACCGGTACACCGGGAAGAGCAGGTTTCACTTCTGAGAGACTGGCGGATCATCCTGATGATCGCGGCTATAATCTTTGCAATTGCATCGATTTACTTCCTTCCCCCGGCCTTTGACAAGGGAATCCAGGGCAACATCGGCCTCGGCCTTGATCTTGAAGGCGGATCATGGATACAGCTTGAATATAAAGCGCAACTGGTCACATTTGAGACGGACCAGCCAATAGAAGAGCTTGTCAGTGGCCTCCAGAAGGAACTCGACACAGAAGTCAACCTGGTTGAGGCAGATATACTCGAGATACGAAAAGCTGTTGCCCAGGAAGACCTGGAACCGATCTTTGCCCGATATGGAGCGACCATCACCCGCTATGAGATCGGAGTATCTGAGGAGACTGCAGAGACCGTCAAACGCATCCTTGAAGAGAAGATCAACAGGCTTGGAACCCGGGATGCAACCGTCAATACCCTTACCACCTTCGGCGGCGCCTCACGATATATCCGTGTCGAACTGGCTGGCGTTGACATGGCAACTGCACAGGATATCGTCGGCCAGCAGGGACGATTTGAGATCCGGATCCAGACCGAGGGCGATGAGACAGAGCATGTCCTGTTTGGAGATGCCATATCTTCAGTCGGGCTCCCGACTCAGCAGCCCCCTGGCAGCGGCTCCTGGGGTGTCCCATTCACTATCAGCCCTGAGGGCGCACGTGCATTCCGGCAGGCTGCAATAGAGTCAGGTGCAACAGATCGTCCACAGGATCATGAACTCATCATGTACCTGGACGGCGAGGTCGTCTACAGCGCACCACTCTCACCAGACCTTGCGTCACGCTTAAAGGTCGAAGAGTCACGAAATCTTGTTGCATCGACAGGCATGGGTGAGTATGGTATGGAGCGGGCAAGGGTGCTTGAGATACACCTCCGTGCCGGCGCACTCCCGGTTGATGTGACCATTGCCGGATCAGGATCGGTATCTGCGGCACTGGGCGAGCATTTCAAGATGATGAGTATCATCGCCGGTATATTCGCACTCTTCACAGTGGGACTGGTTGTCTATTACCGGTACCGTGAACCAAGCATCGTCATTCCGATGCTCCTGATCAACACCTCAGAGATCCTGATCCTCCTTGGTATTGCACGGTATTTCACCCAGCTCGACCTGGCAGCAATCGCAGGCCTGATTGCGGTACTTGGAACAAGTATTGATCAGCTGGTTGTGATCACCGACGAGGTGTTGCATGAAGGCAAGGTGCCGTCCCCGAATGTCTATTTAAAGCGCCTCTCACGGGCACTCGGCATCATCATCGTTGCTGCCATAACAATGATTATTGCCATGCTCCCGCTTGCGGTAATGGATCTCTCCTCACTCAGGGGCTTTGCGATCATTACCATCATCGGCGTTATGATAGGCGTGGTCATCACGCGGCCTGCATATGGCAAGATCATTATGGCGATCCTCTCCCGCTAA
- a CDS encoding FkbM family methyltransferase, which translates to MIPPAFADIIIQFRGFFHDIAERGGSEYGIISAHPQVIRPGDHVVIVGGGDGRTVLSAADLIREEGSVTVYEAGDRSVQQIRSLVAATGITDVCTIHHTLVGPHIDVYGGDYSEASFLAPEDLPPCDVLELDCEGAEVAILTSLQIQPRAIIVEIHPRCFREDPQWVLDRLAELGYTIVYRSGHEGIELTEDEAHLLLMRSRIRRTYLKNGARSPVVVAALRNASDKGNGLYHDQV; encoded by the coding sequence ATGATTCCCCCGGCCTTTGCAGATATCATCATCCAGTTCAGGGGCTTCTTCCATGATATTGCAGAAAGAGGCGGATCTGAATATGGGATCATCAGTGCCCATCCCCAGGTGATCCGGCCCGGTGATCATGTTGTTATTGTCGGCGGCGGCGATGGCAGGACTGTTTTATCTGCAGCAGATCTGATCAGAGAGGAGGGGTCTGTGACTGTCTATGAGGCTGGAGATCGATCTGTTCAACAGATCCGCTCTCTGGTTGCAGCAACAGGCATCACTGATGTCTGCACTATTCATCACACCCTGGTTGGCCCGCATATTGATGTATATGGTGGGGATTATTCAGAAGCCTCATTCCTTGCACCAGAGGACCTCCCACCCTGTGATGTTCTTGAGCTTGATTGTGAGGGGGCAGAGGTTGCCATCCTTACATCGCTTCAGATCCAGCCACGGGCAATCATTGTTGAGATTCATCCAAGGTGCTTCAGAGAGGATCCACAATGGGTACTGGACCGGCTTGCAGAGCTTGGCTATACGATTGTGTACCGGAGCGGCCACGAAGGCATTGAGCTGACAGAGGATGAGGCTCATCTTCTGCTCATGCGATCCCGTATCAGGCGCACCTACCTCAAAAACGGGGCGCGATCGCCTGTTGTTGTTGCAGCCCTTCGAAACGCCAGCGACAAAGGGAATGGTCTATACCATGATCAGGTTTGA
- the carA gene encoding glutamine-hydrolyzing carbamoyl-phosphate synthase small subunit: MKAVLGLEDGNYFVGEGFGVEGTGTGELVFTTQMTGYMEALTDPSYAGQILMFTYPLIGNYGVDFDNFQNPHIHARGCVVQEICRSPKHAPSLVTFFEDQGLSGISGVDTRMLTINTRIHGTLRSALIVGDDNGELAVDLAKKAPQLSDQDLIRSVTCTDPYRVRGKGKRIAVLDLGVKKNIIVSLRKRDADIYIYPATATKEEIDACRPEALFISNGPGDPARAATPIQTVKSYIGEIPIFGICMGNQILARALGAETRKMKFGHRGSNQPVRALDGSIHITTQNHGYVVDGETLPEGCEISYVNVNDNSLEGFSDTYLNIYSVQFHPEAYGGPQDTEQKIFDKIYRSIPDA; this comes from the coding sequence ATGAAGGCGGTTTTGGGGCTTGAAGACGGAAATTATTTTGTCGGAGAGGGTTTTGGTGTCGAGGGCACAGGCACCGGCGAACTGGTCTTTACCACGCAGATGACAGGATATATGGAGGCGCTGACCGATCCGAGTTATGCCGGTCAGATCCTGATGTTTACCTATCCTCTCATCGGCAACTATGGTGTTGATTTTGATAATTTTCAAAACCCTCATATCCATGCCCGGGGTTGTGTTGTTCAAGAGATTTGCAGATCTCCGAAACATGCGCCATCACTGGTCACTTTTTTTGAGGACCAGGGGCTTTCCGGCATATCAGGTGTCGATACACGAATGCTGACAATTAACACCCGTATCCACGGGACACTCCGATCAGCGCTCATTGTCGGTGACGACAACGGAGAACTGGCAGTGGACTTGGCAAAAAAAGCACCACAGTTATCTGACCAGGATCTTATCAGGTCAGTTACCTGCACTGATCCCTACCGGGTCAGGGGGAAGGGAAAGAGGATTGCGGTGCTTGATCTCGGAGTCAAGAAGAACATCATCGTCAGCCTCAGAAAGAGAGATGCTGACATCTACATCTATCCTGCAACTGCCACAAAGGAAGAGATTGACGCCTGTCGTCCAGAAGCACTCTTTATCAGCAATGGACCAGGAGATCCGGCACGGGCAGCAACTCCCATCCAGACAGTCAAATCATATATTGGCGAGATCCCGATCTTTGGCATCTGCATGGGCAACCAGATCCTGGCACGGGCGCTTGGAGCAGAAACCAGGAAGATGAAATTTGGTCACCGGGGCTCGAATCAGCCGGTGCGGGCTCTGGATGGATCGATTCACATCACCACCCAGAACCACGGATATGTGGTGGATGGTGAGACGCTTCCTGAAGGGTGCGAGATCAGCTATGTCAATGTCAATGACAACAGCCTTGAAGGGTTTTCTGATACGTACCTGAACATCTACTCAGTTCAGTTCCATCCGGAGGCCTATGGCGGCCCGCAGGATACAGAACAAAAAATCTTCGACAAGATCTACAGGAGCATTCCGGATGCCTAA
- a CDS encoding radical SAM protein, with translation MPGSTCSLDCIYCECGKTHHLTLRRAEYAPTDEIFDELDLFLRTEPELDYITLGGTGEPTLHSEIRDILDFIHSSHPRYKTAVLTNSTTLHDPQIRSEIRSADLILPSLDAVSSSVFNAINRPPPGIETGMMIDGLINLRNEYTKAIWLEIFLIPGLNTHESELLLLREAAVSIRPDILHLNSLHRPGAEPGIRAPSESEKKRICRFFREQIPETYII, from the coding sequence GTGCCGGGCAGCACCTGCTCGCTGGACTGCATCTACTGTGAATGTGGAAAAACCCACCACCTCACCCTCAGGAGAGCAGAATATGCGCCAACAGATGAAATCTTCGATGAGCTTGACCTCTTCCTCAGAACAGAACCAGAGCTTGATTATATCACCCTCGGCGGAACGGGGGAGCCCACCCTTCATTCCGAGATCCGCGATATCCTGGATTTCATCCACTCCAGTCATCCAAGGTACAAAACAGCTGTCCTGACAAACAGCACAACACTCCATGATCCACAAATCAGATCAGAGATCAGAAGTGCGGATCTCATCCTCCCCTCTCTTGACGCCGTGAGCAGCAGTGTATTCAATGCAATAAACCGCCCCCCTCCCGGCATAGAGACAGGCATGATGATAGACGGGCTCATAAACCTCAGAAACGAATATACGAAGGCAATATGGCTTGAGATATTCCTCATACCTGGCCTGAACACCCATGAATCCGAACTCTTGCTTTTAAGAGAGGCAGCAGTCTCAATACGCCCGGATATCCTCCACCTCAACTCCCTTCACCGCCCCGGTGCAGAACCAGGCATCCGAGCCCCCTCCGAATCAGAAAAGAAACGGATATGCCGGTTCTTCAGGGAACAGATCCCGGAGACTTACATAATCTGA
- a CDS encoding sugar phosphate isomerase/epimerase family protein produces MFAVSTYCLHREPLPVALEMLAEITSSVELMDDGLHYVSSPDILLNFDFEYSIHAPSRGVNIASLLEPIRKASVQVAADCFAVAAEVNAPVIIHPGYFAWVEERTLAKRQMLRSLAEIRSAAEELGVRFSVENMGNWDYFFLRTPDELPLIDGTGFTLDIGHAHLNACLPEFLEHPFDHIHIHDNDGLKDSHGPVGTGTIDFHDVRSAIEREHVIPVIEVETLDGVQESIRALGW; encoded by the coding sequence ATGTTTGCCGTATCCACCTATTGTCTCCACCGGGAACCGCTGCCGGTTGCTCTTGAGATGCTCGCAGAGATTACCAGTTCTGTTGAGCTGATGGATGACGGCCTCCACTATGTCAGCTCACCTGATATTCTCTTGAATTTTGATTTTGAGTACTCGATTCATGCCCCGTCCAGGGGTGTTAATATCGCCTCGCTTCTTGAGCCGATTCGGAAGGCGAGTGTGCAGGTTGCGGCTGATTGTTTTGCAGTTGCAGCAGAGGTGAATGCACCGGTTATTATCCATCCGGGGTATTTTGCCTGGGTTGAGGAGCGCACGCTTGCAAAGCGGCAGATGTTGCGATCACTTGCTGAGATCAGGAGTGCTGCTGAAGAACTGGGTGTCCGGTTTTCTGTTGAGAATATGGGGAACTGGGATTATTTCTTCCTCCGCACACCTGATGAACTGCCGCTGATTGACGGAACCGGCTTTACGCTTGATATCGGCCATGCACACCTGAATGCCTGCCTGCCTGAGTTCCTGGAGCACCCCTTTGATCATATCCATATCCACGATAATGACGGGCTGAAGGACTCTCATGGGCCGGTTGGAACAGGGACAATAGATTTTCATGATGTCCGCTCTGCAATTGAGCGTGAACATGTCATCCCGGTGATCGAGGTGGAGACACTCGATGGAGTACAGGAGAGCATCAGGGCGCTTGGGTGGTAA
- a CDS encoding protein translocase subunit SecF, whose product MGFDLYDLVNKYPPKQMMTVPLIIALVALAIVGLNYMMFGVPVNLGIDFAGGTAVTTTTDDTVAEIESYFAEYPLISVGEGLNRGTYIRFGPMDDDQFRALTRDINARYPDAKVDQIGETFGQTLQQQALLALLFSFIGMSIIVFIAFRTIVPSIAVVFAAFTDILITAAIMDLLNIPLTLGTTAALLMLIGYSVDSDILLTTRILKRQGKLEDKLRNAFRTGFIMTTTTLSAVIALLVVAWIGQIEIIFQIATVLVIGLIIDLINTWMFNAGLLKWYVQSGKAARGVSR is encoded by the coding sequence ATGGGGTTTGACCTGTACGACTTAGTAAATAAATATCCTCCAAAACAGATGATGACAGTGCCGCTCATCATCGCTCTCGTCGCTCTTGCCATCGTTGGCCTGAATTATATGATGTTCGGCGTCCCGGTGAACCTTGGGATCGATTTTGCCGGAGGTACTGCGGTTACGACCACGACTGATGATACAGTAGCAGAGATTGAAAGCTATTTCGCGGAGTACCCGCTGATCAGTGTTGGAGAGGGACTGAACCGCGGCACATACATCAGGTTTGGTCCAATGGATGATGACCAGTTCCGTGCACTTACGAGGGATATCAATGCCCGCTATCCGGACGCAAAAGTAGATCAGATAGGTGAGACATTCGGCCAGACACTGCAGCAGCAGGCACTGCTCGCCCTGCTCTTCTCCTTCATTGGCATGTCCATCATCGTCTTCATCGCGTTCAGGACAATTGTCCCGTCGATTGCGGTCGTCTTCGCTGCATTTACCGATATCCTGATCACAGCAGCGATAATGGATCTGCTGAATATTCCCTTAACACTTGGAACAACAGCAGCGCTTCTGATGCTCATCGGGTACTCTGTGGACAGCGATATCCTGCTCACCACACGTATACTCAAGCGGCAGGGAAAGCTTGAGGATAAACTGAGAAATGCATTCCGCACCGGATTTATCATGACAACAACCACGCTTTCCGCAGTCATTGCTCTCCTTGTTGTAGCCTGGATAGGCCAGATCGAGATCATCTTCCAGATCGCAACAGTCCTTGTGATCGGGTTAATCATCGATCTGATAAACACCTGGATGTTTAATGCCGGACTCCTGAAGTGGTATGTACAAAGCGGAAAAGCAGCACGAGGTGTATCACGATGA
- the hypD gene encoding hydrogenase formation protein HypD, whose product MAVGRDIIAGIREQVRSDLRIMHVCGTHEAAIAKHGIRSVLPDKLKVVMGPGCPVCITPAGEIDTAISLAESGKIVTTYGDLLRVPGSEGSLESADGDIRIVQGIHKAVEIAKTTDRDVVFISVGFETTVPTVAATLLQEPPDNFSILSCHRVVPPAMQWLLDQGEANLNGFILPGHVCTVMGYHEYEHFPVPQVVAGFEAEDLLLGLFMLIQQINDGRAEVENAYPRAVTREGNTKAQALMYEVFEPCDIEWRGFPVIPGSGMALKRQFEAYDAEKKYGITIPHIEKRSPCICDQLLRGLADPTDCPLFGTACTPRTPVGPCMVSHEGACKIWQQFR is encoded by the coding sequence ATGGCGGTTGGAAGAGATATTATTGCCGGGATCAGGGAACAGGTCAGATCTGATCTCCGGATCATGCACGTCTGCGGAACACACGAAGCAGCAATTGCAAAACATGGGATACGAAGTGTCCTGCCAGACAAACTCAAAGTTGTCATGGGCCCGGGCTGCCCGGTCTGCATCACACCAGCAGGCGAAATCGATACTGCAATCAGTCTGGCAGAATCGGGAAAAATCGTCACCACCTACGGCGACCTCCTCAGGGTGCCGGGATCAGAGGGATCCCTTGAGTCTGCAGATGGAGATATCCGTATAGTACAGGGGATACATAAGGCAGTTGAGATCGCAAAGACAACCGACAGGGATGTCGTCTTCATCTCAGTCGGGTTCGAGACAACTGTCCCGACAGTCGCAGCGACACTCCTCCAGGAGCCGCCAGACAACTTCAGTATCCTCTCCTGTCACCGGGTTGTCCCACCTGCCATGCAATGGCTCCTTGACCAGGGAGAAGCAAACTTAAACGGCTTCATCCTCCCGGGGCATGTCTGCACTGTCATGGGCTACCATGAGTACGAGCACTTCCCTGTCCCGCAGGTCGTTGCCGGATTTGAAGCCGAAGACCTGCTGCTTGGCCTCTTTATGCTCATCCAGCAGATAAACGACGGCAGGGCCGAAGTAGAGAACGCCTACCCTCGCGCTGTCACCCGTGAAGGCAACACAAAAGCCCAGGCACTGATGTATGAGGTGTTTGAACCCTGCGATATCGAATGGCGGGGTTTCCCGGTCATCCCGGGCTCTGGCATGGCATTGAAACGACAGTTTGAGGCATATGATGCAGAGAAAAAGTACGGTATCACCATACCGCACATCGAGAAACGTTCCCCCTGCATCTGTGACCAGCTCCTCCGTGGACTTGCTGATCCAACAGACTGCCCCCTCTTTGGGACTGCATGCACCCCGAGAACACCTGTTGGCCCATGCATGGTATCTCATGAAGGAGCATGCAAAATCTGGCAGCAGTTCAGGTGA
- a CDS encoding DNA N-6-adenine-methyltransferase, whose product MNSITAAGSPLLSSRSEEWYTPDAIIDAVLQVWERIDLDPCSPSPPSIPAGQHFTKEDNGLLQRWNGRAYVNPPYGREVDKWIMKALDEYEAGNVSEVIILIAARTDTRWFNRLSKWPWCSIRGRLKFSGHKDAAPFPSGVFYLGANTDRFFEVFSSLGPIWMPAPDSAGGRS is encoded by the coding sequence ATGAACAGCATCACAGCAGCCGGTTCTCCCTTGCTCTCTTCAAGGAGTGAGGAATGGTACACCCCGGACGCGATCATAGATGCAGTGCTCCAGGTATGGGAGAGGATCGACCTTGATCCGTGCTCTCCCTCTCCTCCCAGCATCCCGGCCGGGCAACATTTCACGAAAGAGGATAACGGTCTTCTTCAGAGATGGAACGGCCGGGCTTATGTGAATCCTCCCTATGGGCGGGAGGTTGATAAGTGGATCATGAAGGCTCTTGATGAGTACGAAGCCGGGAACGTCTCAGAAGTGATCATCCTGATAGCTGCCAGAACAGATACACGATGGTTCAATCGTCTTTCTAAGTGGCCCTGGTGCTCCATCAGAGGACGCTTAAAGTTTTCAGGTCACAAGGACGCGGCCCCCTTCCCTTCAGGAGTTTTCTATCTGGGAGCGAATACCGATCGCTTCTTCGAGGTCTTTAGTAGCCTGGGGCCTATCTGGATGCCCGCCCCGGATTCAGCAGGGGGGAGGTCATGA